In Dromaius novaehollandiae isolate bDroNov1 chromosome 2, bDroNov1.hap1, whole genome shotgun sequence, one DNA window encodes the following:
- the CIDEA gene encoding lipid transferase CIDEA, with protein sequence MEVARGCAGSLVRSLVSMGASVGAVTKQTLFPPLMPAGRPFRVSNASRSSRKGIVASSLQELISKTLDAFLISAEIVTLVLEEDGTAVETEEFFQSLDDNTHFMILEKGQKWTQTRNGVTPMRQKKKMGVANITFDLYKLNPKDFIGCLNVKATFYEIYSVSYDIKCMGAKSILRKVLQLISHAAQITGQFLLYTGTYMLQLMDECDEDSTCTRPKRE encoded by the exons aTGGAGgtggcgcggggctgcgcgggctCGCTGGTGCG ATCTTTGGTATCCATGGGAGCATCTGTGGGAGCAGTAACAAAACAGACCCTGTTCCCTCCTCTCATGCCTGCAGGGCGACCTTTCCGTGTATCAAATGCCTCCAGAAGCAGCCGGAAAGGAATTGTTGCGAGCAGTCTGCAAGAGCTAATCAGCAAG ACCTTAGATGCCTTCCTTATATCTGCTGAAATAGTTACTCTGGTTTTGGAGGAAGATGGCACAGCTGTAGAAACAGAAGAGTTCTTTCAGTCCCTGGATGATAATACACACTTCATGATATTAGAAAAGGGACAGAAATGGACACAA ACAAGAAATGGAGTCACCCCTAtgagacaaaagaagaaaatgggagTAGCCAACATCACATTTGATCTGTACAAGCTGAACCCTAAAGATTTTATCGGTTGCTTAAATGTGAAGGCCACTTTCTATGAGATCTACTCTGTGTCATATGATATCAAATGTATGGGAGCAAAAAGCATATTGCG GAAGGTGCTTCAGCTAATATCCCATGCAGCACAAATAACTGGACAATTTCTTCTCTACACTGGAACTTACATGTTACAGCTGATGGATGAATGTGATGAGGACAGCACATGTACAAGACCAAAGCGGGAGTAG